In Mucilaginibacter auburnensis, the genomic stretch GCATTTTGCTTTCGCTTGCTGCCACGCATTTAACGGAGTATTAATTTGCATTTGTTTATTCACCACACTGATTCCAATACTTTCCACCAAGTAAATATCTCGTTCAACCTGATGGCGGATAAAGGTATAAGGTTCTTCGTCAGGAATCCAATTTGTTACTAATCCATAAGGATTTTCGCGGCAATACGCCAGTGTTTTAGGGATACCTGCCTGGTAGGCAAGCATAGCTGAAGGGAGCGGGTTTTGGCTAAAAACGGTGAAAACAACCGCCGCATCAAACTGCTTGCTTCGTAGTGTAGAAATTAATTCGGCTAATGAATCACTATTTTCCCTGTCCGCAGTTTTAACCCAAGGCATATCAAAAATAATCACCTCATCAATTTCCGGCATGAACGCGGCAATACCGGCCGCCATAGATGATGTTAATATTGTTATCTGCGCGTTAAAACTTGACTTAAGTGCCCGAATTGCTGGTCCGCTCATTAATAGGTCGCCCATATTGTCCGGACGTATACATAGTATTTTGCTACAATTGTTCCAGTCGGTCATGGGTTTAATTATTATTGCAGATGTACAAGGCAGCGTCATTTATGGTATTACAAGTCGCCGCTGGAGTTCTGAGAGGGCCGCTAAGCCATTCCGTTTCATTGCCGTTATCAATTAAAATACTGCGACAGCCTGCTCTGTTACCGGCTTCTACATCATTTAAAATGTCGCCAATCATCCATGACTTTCTCAGATCAACATCATGATGCTGAGCCGCAGAAAGCAATAAGCCCGGCAAGGGTTTGCGGCAATTGCATATCATTTTGTAGTTCGCATTGTTGGCTTCAGGGTGATGCGGGCAATAGTAAATACCATGTATCATTATTCCGGCTTGGTGTAAGAGCTTACGTAATTGTTCCATCGCTGCATCAACCTGTGCTTCGGTAAAATAATTCAGCCCTACACCCGCTTGGTTTGATACAATTATTAACCGGTAACCCTGCTTGCTAAGTAAATGTAAGCCATCAATTATGTTAGCTTCCAATGTAATTTTTGCAGGGTCGCAATTAAAAGGAATATCCGGAATGAGCGTTCCGTCCTTATCTAAAAATATGGCTTTCCGCATGGTTTAAGCCGCTCTATTTTCATTGAGCGCAGTATGCTTTAAATTAGTTAGCAACTGGCTATACAAAACAGAAATACTCCTTGCCACATATTTCCATGTAAAATACTTGTTTACCCGCTTAATTGAATTTTTACCAAGCGTACTTAACAAGTCGGGATCATGCATGGTTGTATTAATTGCGGTTGCTAACGCTACTGCATCATTAGGCGGCACCAGCATGCCAGTAATGTTGTTAACAACGCTGTATTTAATTCCACCCACATTTGAGCCAATTACAGGCGTACCACAGGCCATAGCTTCCAGTGGGGTAATACCAAATGGTTCATACCAGGGGGTGGTTACAAAAACATCCGCCGCTCCGTAATACAATTTTAACTGCGCGCGCGAACGTTGCCCTATGAAAATAACATCTGTATCAATTCCTAAATCTTTGGTTAATTTCTTCAAGCGCTGATATTCCGGGCAGCCCGAACTTTCTATTTGTTCTGTTTTTCCTCCAACTACGATAAGCTTAATTTTGGTGAGTCCTTTCTGCTTCAATAGGCCCAGGGCATTAACTACGTTGTCAATGCCCTTACGTGGAACCATACGGCCAAGTTGTAATACTATAAACTCATCAAGAGGTAGTTGTAAAATTTTTCTTGCCAGATTTTTTTCAATGGGATAAAATTCTTCGTGGCTGAAACCGCATGGCACAATACTGATGCGATCATGATCTGCCTGGTAATAATTGATCAGGTCGTCGCGGTCTTGCGGGCATTCTGCAATAATTCGGTCGGCCTCATGTACAGCACGCTGCTCAATGTCCAGGCGTTCCTCCGGAAAAAGATCGTGCTCGCCCTGATGTAATCTACGCACATGTCCTAACGCGTGGAATGTAACTACAAAAGGAATATTAAGTTGTCTCTTCAAGCCCATAGCAACCATAGCCGACATGAAGAAATGCGCGTGAATTAACTCATAAATATTTTGTTCGCGATTGATGAACGCCAACATGTTTTTTTCAAACTGTGGCATATACTTAAGCAACTCTTCTTTTGGAATAACTGTTTGAGGGCCGGCTTCAATGTGTATTACCCTGATACCGGTTTTCAATATTACAATCTCCTCAACGCCGGTATCTTCTCTGCGGGTAAAGATATCAACATGATAATTCAATTTGGCTAAATGCATAGCCAATTGGGCAACATATACGTTTTGCCCGCCTGTATCTGTGCCGCCTATTGCAGCTAACGGCGATGCATGGTCGCTGATAAAGGCAATTCGCTGTAAGTTGATGCTCATTAGTTTAAATTTATTGTCAGCATTTTTTTCTCACACACCTCAATAAAAGTTTGTTCCCACTCCTGTGTAAAACGCTGTATGTTAAATCGGTTAAGCGCTACCGTACGGGCATTTTGTCCTATTTCAAATGCGAGCTGAGGGTCATCTATCAACATTTTCATTCGGCGTACAAGCACGTCGATATCTGTGTCAATAAATCCCGAATAACCGTTATCTATTATAGCTGCTATCTCGGTAGTGGCGAGGGCTACAACCGGAATGCCCATCATCATAGCTTCGCACACAGCAAGCCCTAAACTTGTATATCTAATTGGATTGAAGAAAAAGCGGTAACGGCTCTGAAATGCCGGCAACTGCGGATGAAGTACTTCACCCAACCCCCAATCGCCTGTACCCATACCAACAAGATCAAGTGGAACATGCTTGCTTACTTCCTGAAACACATCAGCGCCCAACAACCTACCACGCGTAGGCAGGTTATTTATTACTACTATGCCCTTAGCCAGTTCGCCGGTGTAGGCAATCTGCGGATCAGTTACCCCATGTATAATTACTTTAGTATCAGCATTTCCGTTGTTCCACATTAATTTATTGAAATGAGTAACATGAACCACTTTAATATCGGGGGCATTTATAATATGAAGCGTATCTGTAGGGTGGCTGCGCGGCGGATCATGTTCCAAATATATTTTTGGTAGTGCCCTTTGTTTTTCAGACAATATCTCAAACTGATCTGTAAGATAATTCTGATTGGTTTGGAATAAAATACAGTCAAACTCATGCAGGCTCACTTCATCGGCAGGAATTTCAATAACATTGTTTCCAAACGGAAAAGTTTCACCCCGCCCGTAATAGCCTTCTGCTTTATCAGGCCTCGTTGGTATGTAAATTTCATAGTTACCCTGCGATAGGTAATACAGGTAGCTGCCGTGAATATGCCAAGTGAAAATTTTCATCAATGTCAGAAGCGTTTGTTTTAACAACGCTGAAATGACAACGTGTCATAACCGTTTGCTGTTTGGGGATTAGTACCCGAAAACACGTGCGTGAAATACCCTAAATTAAACGGATAGATACTAAAAACCAGTTGTAATACCTGATAGTGTTTTTGCGTTAGGTACGGCTTTCACCGCAACATCATTATTAAAATAGCACCACACATTTTTAATGCCCTTCGTCTCTCGCAAATTCTTCGCAAATTCTGTAAGAGCCGCATCCTCATACCCGGACCGATATAATTCGGGCACGCCGTGGAAACGATAATAAACGGTTTCGCTGGTAACGATGGGCGCATCGGGCAGGTCAGGATAGCTCATGCCGCAAAAGGTAACGTTGTGTCTTCGCAATTGCGCATACACCTCATCACACCACCAGCCTGCATGTCTAAATTCAAGTACGTTATCAAATGAAGGATCAAGTTGTGCAAGTACACGGGACAGCCTTTCGTCATCATAACGAAAACGGGGCGGAAACTGAAATAATACCGGCCCCAGTTTATCTTTCAAACCCTGGCCAATAGTTTTGTAAAAACTACTAACCATATCTACGGTTCCATGAAACTGTTTAAAGTGGGTGATAGCTTTGGGTGCCTTTACAGCAAAACGGAAATCGGAAGGTGAGTTATCATACCATTTCTGCAATATTTCTATGGTAGGAAAGCGGTAGAATGTAACATTGAGCTCCAACGTTTTAAACTGGCCCGCATAAAATTCAAACCAATGCTTTTGAGCCAGTCCATCTGGATAAAAGGTGCCTTTCCAATGTTTATAATGAAACCCGGAACATCCTATATGCCATTTCATAAACTTAGTTTGTAATTATCTAATTTAACTAACAAGACATTTAATTGAGTGTTTTTATTGAATGGAGGCAGCGCAGCTTGTTAGCTGCGATCGTGTTGAATATGCTTATAAGTACGTATTTTCCGTTTTAAAACCCGTATTTAACACGCAAACAGGCGCGTCGCTTTGCGAGTTGTATTTGAAATATTTTACACTAAAAGTTAAAACTAATACTCATGTTATGGCAAATACGGCATTGCTTAAAGGACAACGCATTACTTCGCCCGGCGGACCAGGTGAGGTACTTGAAACCATGGGCGATAAAGTTGTGGTGAAGTTAGATAATGGCGCTACTAAAGAATATCTATCTGAGGAAATAACAGATGATAGTAGCGCAGGGTAATTACATTTAAACAGCAACATATGTTAGCAATGAACTATCGCGGCCCTTACAGGGTGCGCACCGTACAAAAACCAATGCCCGAAATATTGCATCCTGAAGACGCGATAATTAGGGTTACCCGCAGCTGCATTTGTGGCTCTGATTTGCATCTGTATCATGGAATGGTACCCGACACGCGTGTTGGCTCAACGTTTGGGCATGAGTTTACCGGAGTGGTAGAGGAAGTTGGCCCAATGGTACAAAAGCTTAAAGTTGGCGATCACGTTTTGGTGCCGTTTAACGTAGCCTGCGGCAAATGTAATTTTTGCAAGCAGGGCTTGTTTGGCAATTGCCATGAGTCTAACACAATGGCTACCGCTGTAGGCGGTATATTTGGATATTCGCATACGGCAGGCGGCTTTGACGGGGGACAAGCAGAGTATGTACGCGTGCCTTATGCTGATGTAGGCCCAACTGTTATTCCCCCGGACATGGACCCGGATGATGCCGTGTTATTAACAGACGTGGTACCAACCGGTTATCAGGCTGCCGAAATGGGCGGAATAAAAGAAGGGGATACGGTAGTTGTGTTTGGTGCCGGTCCTATTGGCATAATGGCGGCACGATGTGCGTGGTTCTTCGGTCCGTCTCGTGTTATTATTATTGACCATGTTGATTATCGTTTGGAGTTTGCCAAAAAC encodes the following:
- a CDS encoding glycosyltransferase family 4 protein, with product MSINLQRIAFISDHASPLAAIGGTDTGGQNVYVAQLAMHLAKLNYHVDIFTRREDTGVEEIVILKTGIRVIHIEAGPQTVIPKEELLKYMPQFEKNMLAFINREQNIYELIHAHFFMSAMVAMGLKRQLNIPFVVTFHALGHVRRLHQGEHDLFPEERLDIEQRAVHEADRIIAECPQDRDDLINYYQADHDRISIVPCGFSHEEFYPIEKNLARKILQLPLDEFIVLQLGRMVPRKGIDNVVNALGLLKQKGLTKIKLIVVGGKTEQIESSGCPEYQRLKKLTKDLGIDTDVIFIGQRSRAQLKLYYGAADVFVTTPWYEPFGITPLEAMACGTPVIGSNVGGIKYSVVNNITGMLVPPNDAVALATAINTTMHDPDLLSTLGKNSIKRVNKYFTWKYVARSISVLYSQLLTNLKHTALNENRAA
- a CDS encoding glycosyltransferase family 9 protein, producing MTDWNNCSKILCIRPDNMGDLLMSGPAIRALKSSFNAQITILTSSMAAGIAAFMPEIDEVIIFDMPWVKTADRENSDSLAELISTLRSKQFDAAVVFTVFSQNPLPSAMLAYQAGIPKTLAYCRENPYGLVTNWIPDEEPYTFIRHQVERDIYLVESIGISVVNKQMQINTPLNAWQQAKAKCEVTGWKSNQPWLVLHPGVSELKRQYPTEHWIAAGKLLTQKGYQLVVTGIAQENALITEICAGIGAQCFNCAGLLRLDELVCLIQHSPLLLGVNTGPIHIAAAVGTPVVVLYAQTNPQHIPWQVPNKVLQFPVPDGLQSRNQVIRFLQQTIYNDQAITPGHNAVVNAVEDLLTQSAASNQPSH
- a CDS encoding glycosyltransferase family 4 protein codes for the protein MKIFTWHIHGSYLYYLSQGNYEIYIPTRPDKAEGYYGRGETFPFGNNVIEIPADEVSLHEFDCILFQTNQNYLTDQFEILSEKQRALPKIYLEHDPPRSHPTDTLHIINAPDIKVVHVTHFNKLMWNNGNADTKVIIHGVTDPQIAYTGELAKGIVVINNLPTRGRLLGADVFQEVSKHVPLDLVGMGTGDWGLGEVLHPQLPAFQSRYRFFFNPIRYTSLGLAVCEAMMMGIPVVALATTEIAAIIDNGYSGFIDTDIDVLVRRMKMLIDDPQLAFEIGQNARTVALNRFNIQRFTQEWEQTFIEVCEKKMLTINLN
- a CDS encoding DUF72 domain-containing protein, with translation MKWHIGCSGFHYKHWKGTFYPDGLAQKHWFEFYAGQFKTLELNVTFYRFPTIEILQKWYDNSPSDFRFAVKAPKAITHFKQFHGTVDMVSSFYKTIGQGLKDKLGPVLFQFPPRFRYDDERLSRVLAQLDPSFDNVLEFRHAGWWCDEVYAQLRRHNVTFCGMSYPDLPDAPIVTSETVYYRFHGVPELYRSGYEDAALTEFAKNLRETKGIKNVWCYFNNDVAVKAVPNAKTLSGITTGF
- a CDS encoding zinc-dependent alcohol dehydrogenase, whose protein sequence is MNYRGPYRVRTVQKPMPEILHPEDAIIRVTRSCICGSDLHLYHGMVPDTRVGSTFGHEFTGVVEEVGPMVQKLKVGDHVLVPFNVACGKCNFCKQGLFGNCHESNTMATAVGGIFGYSHTAGGFDGGQAEYVRVPYADVGPTVIPPDMDPDDAVLLTDVVPTGYQAAEMGGIKEGDTVVVFGAGPIGIMAARCAWFFGPSRVIIIDHVDYRLEFAKNYAKCEAYNFKDMEDPVVFLKKATDWYGADVCIDCVGCEAEGNTLQTFSGRVMLMQAGAATAFQWAVNSVKKGGIVSVVGVYGPPFNLAPIGNIVNKGITIRANQASVKRLLPKLIDHVQSGRLNPKGLITHRIPLEEISDAYRLFSSKLDNCIKTVLIPSTKH
- a CDS encoding D-glycero-alpha-D-manno-heptose-1,7-bisphosphate 7-phosphatase, whose amino-acid sequence is MRKAIFLDKDGTLIPDIPFNCDPAKITLEANIIDGLHLLSKQGYRLIIVSNQAGVGLNYFTEAQVDAAMEQLRKLLHQAGIMIHGIYYCPHHPEANNANYKMICNCRKPLPGLLLSAAQHHDVDLRKSWMIGDILNDVEAGNRAGCRSILIDNGNETEWLSGPLRTPAATCNTINDAALYICNNN